One part of the Mesorhizobium sp. M4B.F.Ca.ET.058.02.1.1 genome encodes these proteins:
- a CDS encoding CheR family methyltransferase has protein sequence MAQSPKKAAGRKKRASQDDGTRAPADGSFPIIGIGASAGGIGALQKFFPEVPADSGFAYVVIQHLDAEHESVLASIIQRCTSIETLTAAEGIEIEPDKIYVIPPGVSVTVENRRFHVARMATTRARRTPIDDFFTSLAQEQVENAAGIILSGTGSDGTIGLRAIKERGGLTLAQESAEYDGMMRSAVQSGLVDMVVPAEDMAEKLVSYFRHPSRIDSERDRHKRDVAEQLSRIAALLRMRTGHDFSGYKDNTILRRIQRRMQVLQIDDPAAFYERLREEPQQVDLLFQDLLIGVTSFFRDPHAFDALERLVIPRLFEGRKPDETIRVWVPGCATGEEAYSIAMLLRENAPRGAASPNLQIFATDIDERALEVARAGRYPATIATDITPKRLKEFFSREDGTYRVASELREVCLFSSHNLLRDPPFSKLDLIACRNLLIYMGPELQEKIVPIFHYALRNNGYLFLGSSENVTRHGRLFSTIDKPSRLFQKRAGITAQRLPEFPLAAAARQAPHVRQRATTGTLQESAERLLLDRYSPAYVVINAAGELIHISGGTGKYLELAAGAPDSNVFSMARRGLRMDLRAALHKAVSTGQVAIQNKINIGTNGGRQVISLVVQPLPAEAGSDPLYMLVFRDVGGIKPEPESEPVHTTDDVESANVSQLEKELRETKERLQITTEELESSNEELKSSNEELSSINEELQSSNEELETSKEELQSINEELQTVNAELNIRVDELSRANNDMANLLESTQIATVFLDRDLCIKSFTPTARDLFRLVESDVGRPLAHVRPRFAADGLQADIEQVLRRLGTIERQIEGAEGSRRYIMRVLPYRTVDNVIAGVVVTFVDVTQIAQAEEKIGALSHDLRNRVDSLETLLDLVPVGIFIAEDGNGEEIRANRHAVELAGRPATDDKLSSMPAVLPLMMNGSAVGAADQPLLKVMRTGKAIPGFEARIARANGDNVDVTMSANPLFDEFGNVRGAIAAVIDISSHKDAERNQERLLHELQHRVKNILATVTALTSRMVRSSGSLDDFASAFHARLQAMARTHELLASYQWGGADLENLVRATLSSYGGKDGQNLDVHGAVFRLNASAAATLGLVFFELASNAAKYGALSAEKGRVEVSWRIEGSETLSIDWKESGGPKVKGPPKRSFGTTFIQQSLEYELGGNVDLQFKPSGLECLLRIPLPKSEMIDYLSLPAPGKV, from the coding sequence ATGGCGCAATCACCGAAGAAGGCAGCAGGAAGGAAAAAGCGGGCTAGCCAAGACGATGGCACGAGAGCGCCTGCCGATGGGTCCTTTCCCATCATCGGCATAGGCGCGTCGGCGGGTGGCATCGGGGCACTGCAGAAATTCTTTCCGGAAGTTCCGGCCGACAGCGGTTTTGCCTATGTGGTGATCCAGCATCTGGACGCCGAGCATGAGAGCGTGCTGGCAAGCATCATCCAGCGTTGCACCTCGATCGAGACGCTCACCGCGGCCGAGGGTATAGAGATCGAGCCGGACAAGATCTACGTGATCCCGCCGGGGGTCTCGGTGACAGTCGAAAACCGTCGTTTCCACGTCGCCAGGATGGCGACCACGCGCGCCAGGCGAACGCCGATCGACGACTTCTTCACCTCGCTTGCGCAGGAGCAGGTGGAAAACGCGGCCGGCATCATCCTTTCCGGGACGGGCAGCGACGGCACGATCGGGCTGCGGGCGATCAAGGAGCGCGGCGGGCTCACGCTCGCGCAGGAAAGCGCCGAGTATGACGGCATGATGCGCAGCGCCGTCCAGAGCGGGCTCGTCGACATGGTGGTTCCGGCCGAGGACATGGCCGAGAAGCTGGTCAGCTATTTCCGCCACCCCAGCCGCATCGACAGCGAGCGCGACCGCCACAAGCGCGACGTCGCCGAGCAGCTTTCGCGGATCGCCGCCTTGCTTCGCATGCGCACCGGTCATGATTTCAGCGGCTACAAGGACAACACGATCCTGCGGCGCATCCAGCGCCGCATGCAGGTGCTGCAGATCGACGATCCGGCTGCCTTCTACGAAAGGCTGCGCGAGGAGCCGCAGCAGGTGGATCTCCTGTTCCAGGATCTCCTCATCGGCGTGACCAGCTTCTTTCGCGACCCGCATGCGTTCGATGCGCTGGAGCGCCTTGTCATCCCCAGGCTTTTCGAGGGACGCAAGCCGGACGAGACGATCAGGGTCTGGGTGCCGGGCTGCGCCACCGGCGAGGAAGCCTATTCGATTGCCATGCTGCTCAGGGAGAACGCGCCGCGCGGTGCCGCTTCGCCCAACCTACAGATATTCGCCACCGATATCGACGAGCGCGCTCTGGAAGTTGCCCGCGCCGGGCGCTATCCGGCAACCATCGCGACCGACATCACGCCGAAGCGGCTGAAAGAATTCTTCTCACGCGAGGACGGTACCTACCGTGTCGCGTCCGAGCTTCGCGAGGTCTGCCTGTTTTCGTCGCACAACCTGCTGCGCGACCCGCCCTTTTCCAAGCTCGACCTGATCGCCTGCCGCAACCTGCTGATCTATATGGGTCCGGAGCTGCAGGAGAAGATCGTGCCGATCTTCCACTACGCCCTGCGCAACAATGGCTACCTGTTCCTCGGATCCTCCGAGAACGTCACCCGTCACGGGCGGCTGTTTTCGACAATCGACAAGCCCAGTCGCCTGTTCCAGAAGCGTGCCGGCATCACGGCGCAGCGGCTGCCTGAATTCCCGCTCGCCGCCGCGGCCCGGCAGGCCCCGCATGTGCGCCAGCGAGCGACGACCGGAACCCTGCAGGAAAGCGCCGAACGGCTGCTGCTCGACCGCTATTCGCCCGCCTACGTGGTGATCAACGCTGCCGGCGAACTCATCCACATTTCGGGCGGCACGGGAAAATATCTGGAGCTTGCCGCCGGCGCTCCGGACTCCAACGTCTTTTCCATGGCGCGGCGCGGGCTGCGGATGGACTTGAGGGCGGCGTTGCACAAGGCGGTCAGCACCGGCCAGGTGGCGATCCAGAACAAGATCAACATCGGCACCAATGGCGGCCGCCAGGTGATCAGCCTCGTCGTGCAGCCGCTGCCGGCCGAGGCCGGCTCGGACCCGCTCTACATGCTGGTGTTCCGCGATGTCGGTGGCATCAAGCCGGAGCCCGAAAGCGAGCCCGTCCACACCACCGACGACGTCGAAAGCGCCAATGTCAGCCAACTCGAAAAGGAGCTCCGGGAAACCAAGGAGCGCCTGCAGATCACGACGGAGGAGCTTGAATCCTCCAATGAGGAGCTGAAGTCCTCCAACGAGGAGCTGTCTTCCATCAATGAGGAGCTGCAGTCGTCCAACGAGGAGCTGGAAACCTCGAAGGAAGAGCTGCAGTCGATCAACGAGGAACTGCAGACCGTCAACGCCGAGCTCAACATCCGCGTCGACGAGCTCAGCCGCGCCAACAACGACATGGCCAATCTTCTGGAGAGCACGCAGATCGCGACCGTGTTCCTCGACCGCGACCTCTGCATCAAGAGTTTCACGCCAACGGCGCGGGATCTGTTCAGGCTGGTCGAAAGCGACGTAGGCCGGCCGCTTGCGCATGTGCGTCCACGCTTTGCCGCCGACGGCCTGCAGGCCGATATTGAGCAGGTTCTGCGGCGATTGGGCACCATCGAGCGTCAGATCGAGGGTGCCGAAGGCAGTCGGCGCTACATCATGCGTGTGCTGCCCTACCGCACCGTTGACAATGTCATCGCCGGCGTGGTCGTCACTTTTGTCGATGTCACGCAGATAGCGCAGGCGGAGGAGAAGATCGGCGCGCTCTCGCATGACCTGCGCAATCGTGTCGACAGCCTGGAGACCCTCCTCGATCTCGTGCCGGTCGGCATTTTCATCGCCGAGGACGGCAATGGCGAGGAGATCCGCGCCAATCGCCATGCGGTGGAGCTCGCAGGCCGGCCCGCCACAGACGACAAGCTCAGTTCCATGCCCGCCGTCCTGCCGCTGATGATGAACGGCAGCGCGGTGGGCGCCGCCGATCAACCCTTGCTGAAGGTGATGCGGACAGGCAAGGCCATTCCCGGTTTTGAAGCGCGGATCGCGCGCGCCAATGGCGACAACGTCGACGTGACGATGTCGGCCAACCCGCTGTTCGACGAATTCGGCAATGTGCGCGGCGCGATCGCCGCCGTCATCGACATATCCAGCCACAAGGATGCCGAGCGCAACCAGGAGCGGCTGCTGCACGAATTGCAGCATCGCGTGAAAAACATCCTCGCCACCGTCACGGCGCTCACCTCGCGCATGGTGCGTTCATCGGGTTCGCTCGACGATTTCGCGAGCGCCTTCCACGCCCGCCTGCAGGCGATGGCCCGCACGCACGAATTGCTGGCTTCCTATCAATGGGGAGGCGCCGACCTCGAAAATCTGGTGCGGGCGACGCTGTCTTCCTACGGCGGCAAGGACGGCCAGAACCTCGACGTTCATGGAGCGGTGTTCCGGCTGAATGCGAGCGCGGCGGCCACGCTCGGCCTGGTGTTCTTCGAACTGGCCAGCAACGCCGCCAAATATGGCGCGCTTTCCGCTGAAAAGGGCCGCGTGGAGGTTTCCTGGCGCATCGAAGGCTCGGAAACCCTGTCGATCGACTGGAAGGAGAGCGGCGGGCCGAAGGTGAAGGGGCCGCCGAAAAGAAGTTTTGGAACCACTTTCATCCAGCAGAGTTTGGAGTACGAGCTAGGTGGAAATGTCGATTTGCAGTTCAAACCCTCCGGGTTGGAGTGCCTTTTGCGCATTCCACTGCCCAAGTCGGAAATGATCGACTATTTGTCCCTGCCTGCTCCAGGCAAGGTATGA
- the rsmA gene encoding 16S rRNA (adenine(1518)-N(6)/adenine(1519)-N(6))-dimethyltransferase RsmA yields the protein MTIDGLPPLREVIERHGLQAKKALGQNFLLDLNLTGKIARAAGDLADTTVIEVGPGPGGLTRALLFNGARRVVAIERDERCLEALAQVSNHYPGRLEVIPGDALKTDFAALAGDAGGPVKIVANLPYNIGTELLIRWLTVSEWPPFYQSMTLMFQREVAERITAAPGSDAYGRLGVLAGWRTQARIAFDVPPQAFTPPPKVTSSVVHLVPRATPLPVEARKLGRVTEAAFGQRRKMLRQSVKSLGGEALLVRAGIDPTRRAETLDVEEFVRLTNAI from the coding sequence ATGACGATCGACGGCCTGCCGCCGCTGCGCGAGGTGATCGAGCGCCATGGGCTGCAGGCAAAGAAGGCGCTCGGCCAGAATTTCCTGCTCGACCTCAATCTGACCGGCAAGATCGCACGCGCCGCCGGCGACCTCGCCGACACCACCGTGATCGAGGTCGGACCCGGCCCCGGCGGATTGACGCGGGCGCTGCTGTTCAATGGCGCCAGGCGGGTCGTCGCCATCGAGCGCGACGAGCGCTGCCTGGAGGCGCTGGCGCAGGTCTCCAATCACTATCCCGGCCGGCTGGAGGTCATCCCCGGCGATGCGCTGAAGACGGATTTCGCCGCGCTTGCCGGAGATGCCGGCGGACCGGTGAAGATCGTCGCCAACCTGCCCTACAATATCGGCACGGAACTCCTGATCCGCTGGCTGACGGTTTCCGAATGGCCGCCCTTCTACCAGTCGATGACGCTGATGTTCCAGCGCGAGGTGGCCGAGCGCATCACCGCTGCCCCAGGCAGCGACGCCTATGGGCGGCTCGGCGTGCTGGCCGGCTGGCGCACGCAGGCCAGGATCGCTTTCGACGTGCCGCCGCAGGCCTTCACCCCCCCGCCGAAGGTGACGTCGTCGGTGGTGCACCTGGTGCCGCGCGCAACACCCTTGCCGGTCGAGGCAAGGAAGCTCGGCCGCGTCACCGAGGCGGCTTTTGGTCAGCGCCGGAAAATGCTGCGGCAAAGCGTGAAAAGCCTGGGCGGCGAGGCCTTGCTGGTGCGCGCCGGCATTGATCCGACCCGCCGCGCCGAGACGCTCGATGTCGAGGAATTTGTAAGGCTGACGAACGCGATCTGA
- the lptG gene encoding LPS export ABC transporter permease LptG — translation MGWTLGRYFFFRYVSITIWFFLGLLALVFLIDFTELSGRTTGLPGFTYGTAFAISALRMPMIMLQTVPFVGLFSAMATLVSLNRKYELVIARSAGVSAWQFLLPCCIGALLFGVLSVGVLNPIAAHGFSWSEQMENKLRAGNSNAVPADTTPWIRQKTASGDTIIGARAILNQGLEMADAVFFVLDQQGNIVERKDAARAFLRDGYWELQDVKVFKDGNIRPATSDRVETNLKPEFVQERLARPETIPFYDLPGKIEVARSFGLKANAFAMQFDSLVALPFLLVAMTLIAATVSMRFARMGQSATMILGGVLAGFLLYVVSVLVKAFGVAGFVPTAVAAWVPVVVAMFFGVTFLLYKEDG, via the coding sequence ATGGGCTGGACGCTGGGCCGCTACTTCTTCTTCCGCTATGTGTCGATCACCATCTGGTTCTTCCTCGGCCTTCTGGCGCTGGTGTTCCTGATCGACTTCACCGAGCTGTCCGGCCGCACCACCGGCCTGCCCGGCTTCACCTATGGCACCGCCTTCGCCATTTCGGCGCTGAGGATGCCGATGATCATGCTGCAGACCGTGCCGTTCGTCGGCCTGTTCTCAGCGATGGCGACGCTGGTGTCGCTCAACCGCAAGTACGAGCTGGTCATCGCGCGCTCGGCTGGCGTCTCGGCTTGGCAGTTCCTGCTGCCCTGCTGCATCGGCGCGCTCCTGTTCGGCGTGCTGTCGGTCGGCGTGCTCAATCCCATCGCGGCGCACGGCTTCTCCTGGTCCGAGCAGATGGAAAACAAGTTGCGCGCCGGCAATTCCAACGCCGTCCCAGCCGACACGACGCCTTGGATCCGGCAAAAGACCGCTTCCGGTGACACCATCATCGGTGCCCGGGCGATCCTCAACCAGGGCCTGGAGATGGCCGACGCGGTCTTCTTCGTACTGGACCAGCAGGGCAATATCGTCGAGCGCAAGGACGCGGCGCGCGCCTTCCTGCGCGACGGCTATTGGGAACTGCAGGACGTCAAGGTGTTCAAGGACGGCAATATCCGCCCGGCAACATCCGATCGGGTCGAGACCAACCTCAAGCCCGAATTCGTGCAGGAAAGGCTGGCGCGCCCGGAAACCATCCCCTTTTACGACCTGCCCGGCAAGATCGAGGTTGCCCGTTCCTTCGGGCTGAAGGCAAATGCCTTCGCCATGCAGTTTGATTCGCTGGTGGCGCTGCCGTTCCTCCTCGTCGCCATGACGCTGATTGCGGCAACAGTTTCAATGCGATTTGCGCGTATGGGGCAGTCGGCAACGATGATTCTGGGTGGCGTCCTCGCCGGCTTTCTGCTTTATGTCGTTTCGGTATTGGTCAAGGCATTCGGCGTGGCGGGATTCGTCCCTACGGCGGTGGCCGCATGGGTTCCGGTTGTCGTGGCTATGTTCTTCGGGGTGACATTTCTGCTATACAAGGAAGACGGCTAG
- the pdxA gene encoding 4-hydroxythreonine-4-phosphate dehydrogenase PdxA, translating to MRETDAPLAVSVGDPSGVGPEIAIAAWLAGESAGVPPFYLLADPALISARARHIGASIAIVETLPAQAARIFSRALPIIPLDAGHVDNPGRPDTANAAGTIEAIDRAVADCLAGRAAAVVTCPIAKKPLYDAGFRFPGHTEYLAHLAARQTGVKVTPVMLLAGPELLTVPVTIHIALADVPKALTTELIVATGRITAADLENRFGIARPRLAVAGLNPHAGEGGTIGLEDNLVIRPAIEQLKAEGIDAFGPLPADTMFHPRARAGYDAALCMYHDQALIPAKALAFDEAVNVTLGLPFIRTSPDHGTAFDIAGQGIARADSLIAALKLARRLADSGAEAAAA from the coding sequence ATGCGCGAGACCGATGCCCCGCTGGCCGTGAGCGTTGGCGATCCTTCCGGCGTCGGCCCGGAAATCGCCATCGCAGCCTGGCTCGCCGGTGAAAGTGCCGGCGTGCCGCCCTTCTACCTGCTTGCCGATCCGGCCCTGATCTCGGCGCGAGCGCGCCATATCGGCGCCAGCATAGCCATCGTCGAAACGCTGCCTGCGCAGGCCGCGCGGATCTTTTCCCGGGCGTTGCCGATCATCCCGCTCGACGCCGGCCATGTCGACAATCCCGGGCGGCCCGACACGGCCAATGCCGCCGGCACCATCGAGGCCATCGACCGCGCAGTGGCCGACTGCCTTGCCGGGCGCGCCGCGGCGGTGGTCACCTGCCCCATCGCCAAGAAGCCGCTCTACGATGCCGGCTTCCGCTTTCCCGGCCACACCGAATATCTGGCGCATCTGGCGGCACGGCAGACTGGCGTCAAGGTGACGCCGGTGATGCTGCTTGCAGGCCCGGAGTTGCTCACGGTCCCGGTCACCATCCACATCGCGCTCGCCGATGTACCCAAGGCGCTGACCACGGAGCTGATTGTCGCCACCGGACGCATCACCGCCGCCGATCTTGAGAACCGCTTCGGCATCGCCAGGCCGAGGCTCGCGGTCGCCGGCCTCAACCCGCATGCCGGAGAGGGCGGCACGATAGGGCTGGAGGACAATCTGGTCATCCGTCCGGCGATCGAACAACTGAAGGCGGAAGGCATCGATGCGTTCGGGCCGCTGCCGGCCGACACCATGTTCCACCCGCGGGCGCGGGCCGGCTATGACGCGGCGCTCTGCATGTACCACGACCAGGCGCTGATCCCGGCCAAGGCGCTGGCCTTCGACGAGGCAGTCAACGTCACCCTCGGGCTGCCCTTCATCCGCACCTCGCCCGACCACGGCACCGCCTTCGACATTGCCGGGCAGGGAATTGCGCGCGCCGACAGCCTGATCGCGGCACTGAAGCTCGCCCGCCGGCTGGCCGACAGCGGGGCGGAGGCTGCCGCCGCATGA
- a CDS encoding response regulator, with the protein MNEQTSLSGLHILVVEDAFLVALDLSDQLTDSGCEVIGPAASVEQALQEIDGIELDGAVLDVNLNGERSFPIAELLASRGIPFLFLTGYDSSSVFPDAFRQSPRLSKPVDPKALTEAVAHFRRR; encoded by the coding sequence ATGAATGAGCAAACGTCTCTTTCCGGTCTGCACATTCTCGTCGTCGAGGATGCGTTCCTGGTCGCGCTCGACCTCTCGGATCAGTTGACGGATTCAGGCTGCGAGGTGATCGGCCCCGCCGCGTCGGTGGAACAGGCCCTGCAGGAGATTGATGGCATCGAGCTGGACGGCGCCGTCCTGGACGTCAATCTGAACGGCGAACGGAGCTTTCCGATAGCCGAGTTGCTGGCTTCGCGCGGCATCCCTTTCCTGTTCCTGACCGGTTACGACAGCTCGAGCGTCTTTCCCGATGCGTTCCGGCAGTCGCCCAGACTGTCGAAGCCCGTCGATCCCAAGGCGCTGACCGAAGCGGTCGCGCATTTTCGCAGGCGCTGA
- a CDS encoding peptidylprolyl isomerase, translating to MRKFLFSAGFALLVAATSVSIMAMTPPAFASTIKYVVNNIPITTGDIAHRAAFLKLQHKKGDAGQEMIDQTLRLAEAKRLGIRITDAQVDAAYQRFATTNKMQLKQLDGIMAQSGVTKEHFKDFIRTQMAWNQALAARYRSGEGGAVTEQDAVRRMLDKGGSKPTAMEYMLQQVIFVVPASERSATLAKRKREADAMRARFNGCNTTREFAKGLIDVTVRDLGRVLAPQLPADWADQIKATKVGGATATRETERGIEFIGICSSREVSDDKAAQMVFQSEGGNDKDADELSKKYVDELRKKAKIVER from the coding sequence ATGAGGAAATTCCTGTTTTCAGCAGGCTTCGCGCTGCTGGTGGCGGCGACCTCGGTTTCGATCATGGCGATGACGCCGCCTGCCTTCGCCAGCACGATCAAATATGTCGTCAACAACATACCGATCACCACAGGCGACATCGCGCACAGGGCCGCGTTCCTGAAGCTGCAGCACAAGAAGGGCGACGCCGGGCAGGAGATGATCGACCAGACGCTGCGCCTGGCCGAAGCCAAGCGGCTCGGAATCCGCATCACCGACGCCCAGGTCGACGCCGCCTATCAGCGCTTTGCCACCACCAACAAGATGCAGCTCAAGCAGCTCGACGGCATCATGGCACAGTCGGGCGTGACCAAGGAGCACTTCAAGGACTTCATCCGCACCCAGATGGCCTGGAACCAGGCGCTGGCGGCCCGCTATCGCTCCGGCGAGGGCGGCGCGGTGACTGAGCAGGACGCAGTGCGGCGCATGCTGGACAAGGGCGGCAGCAAGCCGACCGCCATGGAATATATGCTGCAGCAGGTGATTTTCGTGGTGCCTGCCTCGGAGCGTAGCGCGACGCTCGCCAAGCGCAAGCGCGAGGCCGACGCCATGCGCGCCCGCTTCAATGGCTGCAACACCACGCGTGAATTCGCCAAGGGGCTGATCGACGTAACCGTGCGCGATCTCGGCCGCGTGCTGGCGCCGCAGTTGCCGGCTGACTGGGCCGACCAGATCAAGGCGACCAAGGTCGGCGGCGCCACCGCCACGCGCGAAACCGAGCGCGGCATCGAGTTCATCGGCATCTGCTCGTCGCGCGAAGTGTCCGACGACAAGGCAGCGCAGATGGTGTTCCAGAGCGAGGGCGGCAACGATAAGGACGCCGACGAGCTTTCGAAGAAATATGTCGACGAGCTGCGGAAGAAGGCCAAGATCGTCGAGCGCTAG
- a CDS encoding LPS-assembly protein LptD, which produces MREAVLRSHRQAGLARLYGASALACLFACAAPMAPALAQDVTDMATKVPSGTQMLLAADTLVYNNDNNTVTAVGGVQIDYGGNKLVAQRVEYNRNTKRLVASGAVELINSDGTKINSDHIDITDDFADGFVNALRVETVNKAYFASESAERMGGVLTTFHNGVYTACEPCEDKPDSAPTWRVKARKIIWNGEKKTVRFENANFEFFGFPLAYLPAFEIADPTVKRKSGFLIPGIVYKSDLGIGVKVPYYFALSPTYDLTVTGTGYTKQGFLGEAEWRQRFNNGEYSLKIAGIHQQDPDAFIDSGIRNVDSGAAGDPNKFRGMMGTKGQFAINERWNFGWDVLLQSDKNFSRTYAIDGYSETVHQSSVYLTGLNDRNYFDIRAMRFQVQENTLASDPSARSGQQPWVLPSLDYAYIPDMAVAGGQLSINVNARVISRDSLDESFTEAYNSSTPTLRVPGIAGQNGRMTAEAEWKRTFTTDGGLQLTPLLALRGDASYLNADSASLAAINEMAANPLIATTADMKSSLARYMATLGLEMRWPVLFSMANSSHIVEPMAQVFVRPNEQYVGGLAVPNEDAQSFVFDATTLFERDKFSGYDRMEGGTRANVGFRYSGAYGNGWSTNAIFGQSYQLGGENSFTAPDLVNVGAYSGLDKPTSDYVGLIGFNSPSGFSGSLSGRFDEQTFDVRRAEVKAAYSGLPVSLTAKYAFIQAQPLYGFETDRHEVTLGASTHLAENWRVFGTGTYDLKQSVLVKDGVGFAYNDSCFTYLMTFSESRDLATKEVSQNVGFNLSFRTLGDFGSSTSAIDTIQ; this is translated from the coding sequence GTGAGGGAGGCGGTTTTGCGCAGCCATAGGCAGGCCGGTTTGGCACGCCTTTATGGGGCGAGCGCCTTGGCATGTCTGTTCGCCTGCGCGGCGCCGATGGCACCGGCGCTGGCGCAGGACGTCACCGACATGGCGACGAAGGTTCCCTCCGGCACGCAGATGCTGCTTGCCGCCGACACGCTCGTCTACAATAACGACAACAACACGGTGACCGCCGTCGGCGGCGTGCAGATCGACTACGGCGGCAACAAGCTCGTCGCCCAGCGGGTGGAATACAACCGCAACACAAAGCGCCTCGTCGCCAGCGGTGCGGTCGAGCTGATCAACAGCGACGGCACCAAGATCAATTCCGACCATATCGACATCACCGACGACTTCGCCGACGGCTTCGTCAACGCGTTGCGCGTCGAGACCGTCAACAAGGCCTATTTCGCCTCCGAAAGCGCGGAGCGCATGGGCGGCGTGCTGACCACCTTCCACAACGGCGTCTACACGGCTTGCGAACCCTGCGAGGACAAGCCGGACAGCGCGCCGACGTGGCGCGTCAAGGCGCGCAAGATCATCTGGAACGGCGAGAAGAAGACGGTCCGCTTCGAGAACGCGAATTTCGAGTTCTTCGGCTTCCCGCTCGCCTATCTGCCGGCCTTCGAGATCGCCGACCCGACGGTGAAGCGCAAGAGCGGCTTCCTGATCCCCGGTATCGTCTACAAGAGCGACCTCGGCATCGGCGTCAAGGTCCCCTACTACTTCGCCCTGTCGCCGACCTACGACCTCACCGTCACCGGCACCGGCTACACCAAGCAAGGTTTCCTCGGCGAGGCCGAGTGGCGCCAGCGCTTCAACAATGGCGAATACAGCCTGAAGATCGCCGGCATCCATCAGCAGGATCCCGACGCCTTCATCGACAGCGGCATCCGCAATGTCGATTCGGGCGCGGCGGGCGATCCGAACAAGTTCCGCGGCATGATGGGCACCAAGGGCCAGTTCGCCATAAATGAGCGCTGGAACTTCGGCTGGGACGTGCTGCTGCAGAGCGACAAGAATTTCTCACGCACCTATGCGATCGACGGCTACAGCGAGACCGTTCACCAGTCGTCGGTCTACCTGACCGGCCTCAACGACCGCAATTATTTCGACATCCGCGCCATGCGCTTCCAGGTGCAGGAAAACACGCTGGCCAGCGACCCGTCGGCGCGCAGTGGCCAGCAGCCCTGGGTTTTGCCGTCGCTCGACTATGCCTATATCCCCGATATGGCCGTGGCCGGCGGGCAATTGTCGATCAATGTCAATGCGCGGGTCATCAGCCGCGACTCTCTCGATGAATCCTTCACCGAGGCCTATAATTCGAGCACGCCCACGCTGCGCGTCCCCGGCATCGCCGGGCAGAATGGTCGCATGACGGCCGAAGCCGAATGGAAGCGCACGTTTACCACCGATGGTGGCCTGCAACTGACGCCGCTCCTGGCGCTGCGAGGCGACGCCAGCTATCTCAACGCCGACTCGGCCTCGCTCGCGGCCATAAACGAGATGGCTGCCAATCCCCTGATAGCCACCACCGCTGACATGAAGTCGTCGCTCGCCCGCTACATGGCGACCTTGGGTCTGGAAATGCGCTGGCCGGTCCTGTTCTCGATGGCGAACTCCAGCCACATCGTCGAGCCGATGGCGCAAGTGTTCGTGCGTCCCAACGAGCAGTATGTCGGCGGCCTCGCCGTTCCCAACGAGGATGCGCAGAGCTTCGTCTTCGACGCCACGACGCTGTTCGAGCGCGACAAGTTCTCCGGCTATGACCGCATGGAAGGTGGTACGCGCGCCAATGTCGGGTTCCGCTATTCCGGCGCCTACGGCAATGGCTGGAGCACCAACGCCATCTTCGGCCAATCCTACCAGCTCGGCGGCGAGAATTCGTTCACCGCACCCGACCTGGTCAATGTCGGCGCTTATTCTGGCCTCGACAAGCCGACCTCCGACTATGTCGGCCTGATCGGCTTCAACAGCCCGAGCGGCTTCTCCGGCTCGCTCAGCGGCCGCTTCGATGAGCAGACCTTCGACGTGAGGCGCGCCGAGGTGAAGGCCGCCTATTCCGGCCTGCCGGTTTCGCTCACCGCCAAATATGCCTTCATCCAGGCGCAGCCGCTCTACGGCTTCGAGACCGATCGCCACGAAGTGACGCTCGGCGCCTCGACGCACCTTGCGGAGAACTGGCGCGTCTTCGGCACCGGCACCTACGACCTGAAGCAGAGCGTTCTGGTCAAGGACGGCGTCGGTTTTGCCTACAATGATTCCTGCTTTACGTATCTGATGACGTTCTCGGAATCGCGCGACCTTGCGACCAAGGAAGTGTCGCAGAATGTCGGCTTCAACCTGTCGTTCCGTACACTTGGCGATTTCGGTTCGTCGACCAGCGCCATCGACACCATCCAGTGA